The following nucleotide sequence is from Novipirellula artificiosorum.
GATCTTACGTACGCCACTCTTGATACCACGTTGAATTTCCTCAACCGGCACGCCGTAGGTTTGCTTCATTTGGCCACCATACTTGTTGATGATGTCTTGAAGCTCTTGCGGTACGCTGCTGCTGCCATGCATGACCAAGTGAGTGTTCGGAATCTTCGCATGAATTTCTTCGATGCGCGTCATCGCCAAGACTTCGCCAGTCGGTTTCTTCGTGAACTTGTAAGCACCGTGGCTGGTTCCGATCGCAACGGCCAACGCATCCACACCGGTTTCTTCAACGAACCGCTTTGCTTCATCAGGATCGGTCAACAATTGATCGTGAGTCAATTCGCCGACGGCTCCATGACCGTCTTCTTGTTCGCCTTCGCCCGATTCGAGCGATCCGAGGCAACCGAGTTCGCCTTCGACGCTGACGCCACGAGCGTGAGCCATTTTGACGACTTCGGCCGTCACTTTGACGTTGTAGTCGTAGTCGGCTGGGGTCTTGCCATCGGCTTCAAGCGATCCGTCCATCATGACACTGGTGAAGCCATTTTCGATGGCCGACAAGCACGTTTCAGGGCTATTGCCATGATCTTGGTGCATCACGGTGGGGATCTGCGGATAAAGTTCCGCTGCGGCGAGCATCAAGTGACGCAAGTAGTTGTCTTGCGAATAGGAGCGAGCACCGCGCGACGCTTGAACGATCACGGGCGAATCGGTTTCCAAAGCCGCCTCCATGATCGCCTGGATCTGTTCCATGTTGTTGACGTTGAATGCCGCAACGCCGTAATTGTTTTCTGCTGCGTGGTCGAGTACGACGCGAAGTGGAACCAAAGCCATGACGAACTACCTAGGTATTACTGAGTAAGTGAAAGGGGGTCAAATCAAGTCCGAATTATCCGTTTCTGGCGTACCCTTGCAAGGGTGCCGAAAGGGGCCAACTGGGGATGACGAGCCGTCAGCCATCGCTCGGCCGAGCGTCGCCCGACGGTCAGTGGCAAGAATCGGGTTGAATCCTTCCCGTCGTCTTGTTGGCCCTTGAAACTTAATCCCTTTCCGTTACGGGGTTCTCATCGCCCCTGCCTTGCCTTTACGCCCGCTTCGAGCGTCGCTAGGATTTCGTCGACATCATAAATACAGCCCCCCCAAGTGCCGCCACCAATGTTCTGTAGCGCCGCCCAAAGTCGCGTGTCATCGGGAATTGCCTGTTCCACGCCAAGTTTTGGGTGCGACAATCTTACTCGCAAAACTTCCTCGGCTGCCGTTTCGGGCGCGTCCACAGCGGAAACCAAATCAACGTGACCGCTCAACGAGACACGGTCGATTTCGATTTCGATCAGGTCGCCATCGCGCACCTTGGCGATTGGACCACCCGCCAACGCCTCGGGGCCCACATGCCCAATACAAGCCCCCGTGCTGACACCCGAGAACCGAGCATCCGTGATCAACGCGATCTCCTTGCCGAATTTCAAGTGCTTCAATGCCGAGGTGATCTGATAGGTTTCCTCCATCCCGCATCCGATCGGCCCGCGTCCGATCAGCACGATCACATCGCCAGGACTGATCGGCCAATCGGTTTGCCCCTTGATCGCAGCGATTGCATCGCGTTCGGTCGTGAACACGCGTGCCGGGCCGCGTTTGCGATAAACGTTGTCCGCATCGATCACACTGGGGTCGATCGATGTGGCCTTGATGACCGCGCCCTCGGGGCAAAGGTTCCCGTGAGGAAAACAAACCGTACTGGTCATCCCCCGCCGACTTGCTTCGGCGGGGGGGATAATCACCTCGTCGGGATCAATTCCATCCGCTTGCGTCAAACGGTCACGGCAAACCGATCGGCGATCACTCGTGATCCACTGGTCAAGCAACGTGTTCCAAGTCATCCCGGAAACGGTCATCGCGTCGGATTTCAATAGACCGGCTTCGCGTAGATGCCAAGCAACCTCGGGGACTCCACCGGCTAAGAAAAACTGCACCGTGGGATGCCCCACCGGTCCATTCGGCAAGCAATCGACAAATCGCGGTACCAATTGGTTGACGGCACGAAACGCGGCCGCATCGGGACGAGGCAAACCGGCTGCTGCGGCAATCGCTGGAATGTGCAACAACAAATTGGTGCTCCCACCCACGGCGGCGTGGATCAACATCGCATTGAAAAGGGAATCCTCGGTCAGCAAATCTTGCATCGTCTTTCCCGATGCAACCAACCGCTGCGATGCCTTCGCAGAATCCTTGGCCAACTTGGTCCAAATTGGCTGCCCACTTGGGGCCAGTGCGGCGTGGGGTACGGTCATGCCAAGCGCTTCGGCAACCACTTGGCTGGTTGCAGCGGTTCCGAGAAACTGGCATCCACCTCCAGGGGTCCCACAAGCACGGCAACCTTCAAGCGACGCTTCTTCAAGCGAAATCTCGCCGTGCGTGTAGCGCGCACCAATCGTTTGCACTTTACCCGCATCCTCGCCAACCGTGGGCGGCAAGGTCACGCCGCCAGGAACCAGAACGTTTGCCGTATCGCTACATCCGGCCAACGCCATCATCATTGCCGGCAGCCCTTTGTCGCACGTTGCGACACCAATCACGCCTTTCCGACGCGGCAGCGAACGAATCAAACGTCGCATCACGATGGCTGCATCGTTGCGGTAAGGTAGCGAATCAAACATTCCCTGCGTTCCCTGGGTCCGACCATCGCAGGGATCACTGACGAACGCAGCGAACGGGACGCCGTCGTGCTCGCAAATGGTTTCCGCAGCTGCTTGGACCAACAGCCCCACTTCCCAATGCCCCGTATGGTAGCCCAAGGCCACGGGCGTCCCATCGGGATTCCTGACCCCGCCCTGCGTGCTGAGAATGAGATACTGATCGCCAAGCACGCGTCGTGGGTCAAAGCCCATGCCAACACTTTGTGTCAAGCCGAATAGATCACCACTACTCCAATTCTTGAGAATCTCATCGCTTAACGGAAGCTTACCACTCGGCCCCTTCGCATTCGTTTCCACCGGCTCGGGGATTTCCAAGGCACCAAAGTAGTCAGGTTGATTCATCATTTGCATCTTTGTCGCATCGTAGAAGTTCTTTGTACACGGTGACCAGCTCGAGCCTTTTTACCCTCAGCTTAGCTACCGTCGCCAGAGGGTGGACATGGGCTGAGCGCAGCGATGCCCATGGATAACCTAGACACAGGTGATTTGTCGATCTTGAAGAGATCGCAGAACCACGCCGGAATCTGCTACCACGACGTGGTCAACGGTTCGATCGATGAACAGGGGGCCGGGGGTGTTCGCTTCGCTCTCACCCCCGGCTATCATCCTTGACCACGTCGTGGTCGTTATCCTTGGCTTAACCACTTCCTAAGTTCCACGCTCTTTTGAGGCGGCATCGGTTGAGAAATGCCGACTAAAACCGGTACACCAACGTGCGCAGATTGTCTCTCGCTTCGTTTCCGTAAACCAAACGAGAGAATGTGTTTACGATGCGTTTTCATGAATCCATGAATAGCCCTCCACGCCTGCCCCCCGAGATGACCTGAAGGAACTCGTGGACCGTCAAGGTTAAACCTTGGTGCGGACAATCCTCTATGGTGCCATCTGCGGGCGTTGTGGTCGATCGGGACGACTGTCTTCGCCTTGTCCTCCGCGATTGCCTCCGCCTCCCGATCCGCCACCTCGTCCTCCACGGTCGCCACCTCGTCCTCCACGGTCGCCACCACGGTCGCCACCACGGTCGCCACCACGGTCGCCACCACGGTCGCCACCACGGTCGCCACCACGGTCGCCACCACGATCGCCACCACCTCGACCGCCAGCAAACAAGGTGGACATCCCGCTCGTGAACTCTTCTTGTGTGATTGCCTGGTCGCCGTCTTTGTCCAATTGATCCAGTCGGTCCACCATCGGTGTACCGGTCAACTCGTCGGCGGTCAGCTTCCCATCTTTGTTTGCATCTCGACCACTAAAGAAGCTTGCTGGATCCCAGCGTCCACCACTTTGGCCGCCTCTCTCACCTCCAGGCCTCGCGGATTGATTCTCATCACCCGTGTCGGTATTGGCGACGTCTTCTTCGCGACTCAGTTCCGTGGGCGAAACGGTTTCGCCTTTGTCCTTGATGCAGTAGAGGTTTTTGTCACTGCGAAGGATCAGCCGTCCGTCACTGACCGCGGGGGAACCACCGAACGACTCTTTGTCGCTGGTCACACGATTGACGGCAACTTGTTGAAAGTCGCCGTCCATGTCAAACACGAACATCTGACCGCTGCCGTTGAGGTAGAACAGCGAATCCCCTACGACTAGCGGCGATGCATAGTCAAGCGAACCAAAGCGACCACCTGTTTGCTCGGCTCCCTTCAAGCGAACCTGGTCGATTTTGTCTCCAGTCTCGGCATCCAGAATCGTGACAACGCCTTGTGCAACCGAGTACAGCTTTCCGCGGTGGCTCACAGGCGAGCCAAAGCTTCCTGATGTTGAGCCTGTCCAAAGTGTCCCGGTGTCGCTGATGTCTCCGCTACCGCCTGCTTCAATCGCGACACTGCCGCCGCCACGACCTGTGACCGCATAGATGCGTTTGCCCAGAGCGATCACGCTGGCGTAGGACTGTTCTGCGCCCGTCGCCTCAGCGTACCAACGTAGTTTTCCGTTATTCGGATCAAGCCCCCAAAGCTCTTTCGCAACGCACATGACCAAATCGGTACGGGTGTCGTCAATCTTCACCAAAGTGGGAGTGCCCCACATCCCATCAAGGCCTTCGGCCTCTTGCCGCCACCGCTCTTGTCCCGTCGCTTTGTCAAACCCAATGATCGCCTGGCTTTCGGCAGACGCCGTAATGATCAACGTGTCATCATGAAGGACAGGGCTCGAGGACGAACCCCATTTAGTTGGATCGGATTCCTTGCCGACCTCCGCATGCCACAACGCATTGCCTTCGAGATCGAATGCATGGACTCCGCTCTTACCAAAGAATGCATAGACATGCTTGCCGTCGGATGCGGGGGTGTGCGACGCGTATCCATGAGCGGTCACCCCAATGCCAGTATAGGGATCTTCGGGAAGCTCGGCCTTCAAGTTTTTTTGCCATAAAACCTTTCCGCTTTCCAAATCGACACAGACCAAGTGTCGGACCAAGTCTTCGAGATCGCCGGGGTTATCGCGGTCCAATCCATATCCCGAATAGCATGTCACGAACACCTTCTGACCGACCACAATCGGACTCGAAACACCGGATCCAGGTAACGCGGTTTTCCAGTCCAAGTTCGCTTCGGGCGACCATTGAATCGGCAACGATGGCGTCCCCGATGCGACACCCGCTCCATCCGGACCGCGAAACCGGGGCCAGTCTTCGGCTGAAGCAAAAGGGAGGGTAAGCAACAAAATGGCGATGAAAAGCAAGGAAAAACGCTGCATCTGCGGACTCGCATTTGAAAGAGGAGGTTTGCTGTCTGGTTTGACCGCCACGTATTCTACAGCAGAATGGCAACGCCAAGTGGGATGCCCTGCAACTTGACGCCGGTCCACAAGCTTGCCTTCTTCGCGGATGCCCTGTTTTTTGTCCATGCCTCAAGATGCAAAGATGTCGAGCGGCTTATACTTCGCTGCTAAGGAACTTTCGCTCGGGAAACCGAGCCAGCGATCAAGTGCGGTCGCATAGACTTGGCGATAATCAATCTGGTGCCGTGGTGCATCTTGGTCCAGATCCGACAAGCGGGGGCGTTCGCCAAAAAGTCCACCGTTGAGGCTGCCTCCAGCAAGAAATACGGGCGCCGCTGCCCCGTGGCCGGTACCTCGTCGACCGTTTTCCGAGACTGTACGGCCGAATTCCGAAAAGGACATCAATAGCACGCGGTCCAACAGTCGCTGTTGTTTTAAGTCGTCCACAAAGGCCGCAACCGAAGCCGACAACTCGCGCAGCAGCGCTGCATGGTTGTCTTTTTGATTCGCATGGTTGTCAAAGCCGCCGATTCCACCGCCCCCCAGTTCGGCAAAGAAGATTCTTACGCCAACCTCCGCACGGATCAATTCCGAAATCGTCCGAAGCTGCTTGGCGAGCGAGAATGAAGGATAATTGTGCGAAGGATTTCCCTGTCGCAGTACACTTTCGATCTTGGCGTCCGTCGCATAGGCAGCAAGGGATGCCGTTCGGACCAAGTCGCCGAGCGGATTATTGCTGATGACGGTTGACGGCATGCGAGTTTCCATCCTCTCATCGTGGTCCGCGTTTGGCCCTCGCAGACGCCATTGATCTGCTGAGACAACGGAGGGGATGACGACTCGCTTTGTCCCGAGCGCCAGCGGCATCGGGATGGGTGAAACCAAAACGCCGCAAACGGAGGGATCCTCTGGATGGTTTGCCTCATCGATTGCGCGGCCGAGCCATCCGGTTTGACAGGTTGAATCACCAGGCCGCGCTGTATGCCAATCTCGCATCGCCGCATCATGGTCGCGATTGGAGTTTGAATGGCCAACCCCTTGGACGACCATCAAATCGCCGTCGTCCAGCAGACGCTGAAACTGAGGGATGTCCGGATGAAACCCAAGGTCATCCCCAATCTTGTGTACCTCGTTTTCCTTCAACCTTAAGGTCGTTCGGCTGCGGGCGTAAACATCGTCCGCATAGGGGACAAGCGTGTTCAATCCATCGTTGCCGCCTGAAAGCTGAACCACGACCAGTACGGTATCCTTGGTCGGTTCGGTTTCGCTCGCGGCGAGCACCGATCGATTCAGAAGCGAGGGCAGGACACTGGAAAAGGAGATGGCGGCCGAAGTGCCGACAAGCGACTTGAGGAAATGGCGACGTGGGTTTGACATGAGAACACTCCACCTTAAACGTATTAGGACAGCTGAAATTCGGGCAAGTTAACGAGGCGGGTTGCGAAAGGTCGCAGGTTTGCCAAGCCGCCACCGATGGGGTCGGAAGCAGACGAATCGATCCTTTCGCGAGTTTGCTTGGCAACGTCATCTTGAAGCAGCAATTGGCCCAGCAACTTGGCTGCCGACGGAGCATCCTCGCTGCCATATCGCTGCACCAAGCTTGCGGGGTCGAGCTTGCCGCCATAGCGACCCTCGGGTGCAAGCAGTTCACCGGCGAGATTCATTCGGCCCGCCATCGTGGCGGCATTGATCCAATGGTGTCCGCCGTGCCATCCTTCGATGGTCGGAGGATTGTACAAGCTTTGGCCGAGTCCGTTGAGGTCCTCTGCCAAGCGGACCGTCGAAACACTCCCTTCCAGCGCCCGCACGATCCCGACACCGTACTCAACAGGACTCTTGATCCGGCGACGATAGGCAACCTTTGAATAGAACAGATTGCTTCGTAGGATGACCTCAACCACCTGTCTAATGTCGTAGTCCTTCGAGAGCATCCCCGTCAACGGCGCTAGCAATTCCGAAGTAGGCTGGTCGACTTCCGAAACGAACCAACGATAGAGTTTGGCTGCCAGTGTTTCCGCAGATAAGGGATGCTCGAGCACGATTCGCACGACATCTTGCACTTTCCAATTTCCTGTTCGGCCAAGAATGTTCTTGGCACCCTCATCATGCTCTCGGTCGAAATATCGCAGCTTTCCACGCAGGACAAACCATCCTGTAAAGGCTCGTGACGCTTCTCGAACGTCCTCTTCGCCAAAATTGCCTGCGCCCACACTGAGTCGTTGCATCAACTGCCTTGCAAACTGTTCGTTTGGCTGGCTCTTTCGGCTCGTTTCTGCTCCAACGCCCAAGAAAACAGCCGGGTCCGACGCGATTGCGCTCAGCAGTTCGGGGTACTTCCCCAATGCCAAATCGCGAAGTCGACCCATGTGATCAAGCATCAGCGACGCATCACGAACCTGGTCGAATCGGATGCCGAAATGGCTGTGCCAAAAGAGTGTCATCTTTTCCAGTAACGGAAAAGGTGATTCCACCATCCGACGTAACCACCAAGCTTGCAACGATTCCCGATTGCCGGATTTTGCCGCGGCTTGCTCGTCTTGTTCGATGGCACGATAGGATGCAGACAGTGGTTCGTTGACGAGTAACAGTCGATCGACCGCTCGTCTCGGTCCTTGCTGTAAGGCCCGCTGCAGCTCGCCGTAGTTTGCGCCGAAACCCGCCCGGCGGTACAAATGGCCAGCCAACTCCAACGTCCAAGGGTGCTCGTCACTGGGCGTGTACTCAGCCCATGCCCAATCAGAGCTGACGACAGCATCCTTCTCAGCCGGTGACTTGATTTGCAGATCTGTACTCATCATTGGTCTCCCTGCTGCGATCGTTCGCTCGTGTGGGGGGTCATCGGCTCCGAGTCAAGCGCGAATTCGATTTTCAAGACAGCGTGCGATTTGCCTTCCTTCGTACTCGCGTCGATGGACACGTTGCGCAGGTGCTGCAGGATGGCAATCAGCACCTTTTGCTGTTGCTCCGCCTGCTCGCGGGTGTTCCCATCTTCGACCATGTTGTTTCTCACCATCGCATCGAAGTTGGCATTCAGAATTGCCGCCAACTGCGGACCGCTGAGGACCACGAGACTGTGCGAACTCGGAACCGGCTTCATGTCGCTTCGCTCTGCAATCTGATCGATCAGATCTTGAGTCAGACTATCGGAGGAGCTAAGGATCAGGTAATCGCCCGGCATCGCCAACGTTGGCTGGAAGTTGAATCGTGAATCGACGTTGGAACGATCGTGGTCGCCGAATACGGAGAATGCAGCCGTGGTGTAAATCACGTCGGCATGTTGGGGCTTGTCAATGATCAGACCGGGTTCTGCCTGTTGGCCGCGGGTGAAATTGACAAGTCCAATCGCCTTCTGCCAAGCTTCTTCGATGATCGGAGCGAACCGATCTCGGTCTCGCATCTTCAAAACGACGGCGAACCCAGGCAACTGCAACAGCGGCGTGCCGACGTTCTCGGCGTAGCGCTGCTCAGCGACGACCACACAGAGCTGCGGCTGCGTCTCTGCTAAAACCTCCTCGGTCAGGTCGCGACCGGTGAAGAAAATCCCCATCATGTTCTCAAAGAAGATGATTCCCGACGTTCGCTCTGGAAACAATTCGTCCTTTGCAGCGTAATAGCGGTACAGGTCGCGATACAGGCTGATCCCCGCGATCTGACCGGGCACGACAAAGTTCGGCATCGCACCGTCGTCCGCTTGTTGTGGTAGCGCGAATCCATCCACTGCGGCTGGGTAACCGACGCTTCCATCGGTCGTCATTTCAAGCTGAATCGCATCCCCGTTGACCTCGGCTGTGATGATCAGCCACGACGCTTCGCGAAGCGATCGTTGTAGGGGAGCCAACAGCAGCGTCGCGAGCGGATTTTCGTTTTCTGACAACGCACGCTTCAAGTCAGGCACCTGCTTCAGTACCTCCATGTTCGCGTAGACGGTTGCGACCGCGTCCACACTGGCAGCTGCTTTCGCCTTCTTGTACGACTCGGAATCCGCGAAACAGGGCAGGCTCGAGTTTGCGCGGCGATCAATCGCCGCTTTCAACACTTCGGGTTTGTTGGATACCAGCAAACGGTTGTCGATGATGGCATGCATCTCGTTGGGAGCAAGCGACCATCCGGTCACACCCTGGTAGATGGCAGATTTCACGGGGTCGCCCTGGCCAAGGGCTTTCGC
It contains:
- the fba gene encoding class II fructose-bisphosphate aldolase (catalyzes the reversible aldol condensation of dihydroxyacetonephosphate and glyceraldehyde 3-phosphate in the Calvin cycle, glycolysis, and/or gluconeogenesis) encodes the protein MALVPLRVVLDHAAENNYGVAAFNVNNMEQIQAIMEAALETDSPVIVQASRGARSYSQDNYLRHLMLAAAELYPQIPTVMHQDHGNSPETCLSAIENGFTSVMMDGSLEADGKTPADYDYNVKVTAEVVKMAHARGVSVEGELGCLGSLESGEGEQEDGHGAVGELTHDQLLTDPDEAKRFVEETGVDALAVAIGTSHGAYKFTKKPTGEVLAMTRIEEIHAKIPNTHLVMHGSSSVPQELQDIINKYGGQMKQTYGVPVEEIQRGIKSGVRKINVDTDCRMAITGAIRKVFADDPSAFDPRAYLKPAREAMKAVCVARMTSFGQAGNGEKLRKSLGA
- a CDS encoding YjhG/YagF family D-xylonate dehydratase, with amino-acid sequence MMNQPDYFGALEIPEPVETNAKGPSGKLPLSDEILKNWSSGDLFGLTQSVGMGFDPRRVLGDQYLILSTQGGVRNPDGTPVALGYHTGHWEVGLLVQAAAETICEHDGVPFAAFVSDPCDGRTQGTQGMFDSLPYRNDAAIVMRRLIRSLPRRKGVIGVATCDKGLPAMMMALAGCSDTANVLVPGGVTLPPTVGEDAGKVQTIGARYTHGEISLEEASLEGCRACGTPGGGCQFLGTAATSQVVAEALGMTVPHAALAPSGQPIWTKLAKDSAKASQRLVASGKTMQDLLTEDSLFNAMLIHAAVGGSTNLLLHIPAIAAAAGLPRPDAAAFRAVNQLVPRFVDCLPNGPVGHPTVQFFLAGGVPEVAWHLREAGLLKSDAMTVSGMTWNTLLDQWITSDRRSVCRDRLTQADGIDPDEVIIPPAEASRRGMTSTVCFPHGNLCPEGAVIKATSIDPSVIDADNVYRKRGPARVFTTERDAIAAIKGQTDWPISPGDVIVLIGRGPIGCGMEETYQITSALKHLKFGKEIALITDARFSGVSTGACIGHVGPEALAGGPIAKVRDGDLIEIEIDRVSLSGHVDLVSAVDAPETAAEEVLRVRLSHPKLGVEQAIPDDTRLWAALQNIGGGTWGGCIYDVDEILATLEAGVKARQGR
- a CDS encoding outer membrane protein assembly factor BamB family protein, with the translated sequence MDKKQGIREEGKLVDRRQVAGHPTWRCHSAVEYVAVKPDSKPPLSNASPQMQRFSLLFIAILLLTLPFASAEDWPRFRGPDGAGVASGTPSLPIQWSPEANLDWKTALPGSGVSSPIVVGQKVFVTCYSGYGLDRDNPGDLEDLVRHLVCVDLESGKVLWQKNLKAELPEDPYTGIGVTAHGYASHTPASDGKHVYAFFGKSGVHAFDLEGNALWHAEVGKESDPTKWGSSSSPVLHDDTLIITASAESQAIIGFDKATGQERWRQEAEGLDGMWGTPTLVKIDDTRTDLVMCVAKELWGLDPNNGKLRWYAEATGAEQSYASVIALGKRIYAVTGRGGGSVAIEAGGSGDISDTGTLWTGSTSGSFGSPVSHRGKLYSVAQGVVTILDAETGDKIDQVRLKGAEQTGGRFGSLDYASPLVVGDSLFYLNGSGQMFVFDMDGDFQQVAVNRVTSDKESFGGSPAVSDGRLILRSDKNLYCIKDKGETVSPTELSREEDVANTDTGDENQSARPGGERGGQSGGRWDPASFFSGRDANKDGKLTADELTGTPMVDRLDQLDKDGDQAITQEEFTSGMSTLFAGGRGGGDRGGDRGGDRGGDRGGDRGGDRGGDRGGDRGGRGGDRGGRGGGSGGGGNRGGQGEDSRPDRPQRPQMAP
- a CDS encoding DUF1501 domain-containing protein, which encodes MSNPRRHFLKSLVGTSAAISFSSVLPSLLNRSVLAASETEPTKDTVLVVVQLSGGNDGLNTLVPYADDVYARSRTTLRLKENEVHKIGDDLGFHPDIPQFQRLLDDGDLMVVQGVGHSNSNRDHDAAMRDWHTARPGDSTCQTGWLGRAIDEANHPEDPSVCGVLVSPIPMPLALGTKRVVIPSVVSADQWRLRGPNADHDERMETRMPSTVISNNPLGDLVRTASLAAYATDAKIESVLRQGNPSHNYPSFSLAKQLRTISELIRAEVGVRIFFAELGGGGIGGFDNHANQKDNHAALLRELSASVAAFVDDLKQQRLLDRVLLMSFSEFGRTVSENGRRGTGHGAAAPVFLAGGSLNGGLFGERPRLSDLDQDAPRHQIDYRQVYATALDRWLGFPSESSLAAKYKPLDIFAS
- a CDS encoding DUF1800 domain-containing protein, encoding MMSTDLQIKSPAEKDAVVSSDWAWAEYTPSDEHPWTLELAGHLYRRAGFGANYGELQRALQQGPRRAVDRLLLVNEPLSASYRAIEQDEQAAAKSGNRESLQAWWLRRMVESPFPLLEKMTLFWHSHFGIRFDQVRDASLMLDHMGRLRDLALGKYPELLSAIASDPAVFLGVGAETSRKSQPNEQFARQLMQRLSVGAGNFGEEDVREASRAFTGWFVLRGKLRYFDREHDEGAKNILGRTGNWKVQDVVRIVLEHPLSAETLAAKLYRWFVSEVDQPTSELLAPLTGMLSKDYDIRQVVEVILRSNLFYSKVAYRRRIKSPVEYGVGIVRALEGSVSTVRLAEDLNGLGQSLYNPPTIEGWHGGHHWINAATMAGRMNLAGELLAPEGRYGGKLDPASLVQRYGSEDAPSAAKLLGQLLLQDDVAKQTRERIDSSASDPIGGGLANLRPFATRLVNLPEFQLS
- a CDS encoding DUF3352 domain-containing protein; this translates as MFRVALLIASATFLLTSRPTAAETPAVTQWVSPDAWIVAEISRPDVLVDRAFRDDVVQAVTSLSAYQDAMADPDAQQAIFLLNYFKGRFECDFATLLKKAAGGNITLALGPNDSNLLVVEGEDAKLINEIHEFFLSHARDDAKALGQGDPVKSAIYQGVTGWSLAPNEMHAIIDNRLLVSNKPEVLKAAIDRRANSSLPCFADSESYKKAKAAASVDAVATVYANMEVLKQVPDLKRALSENENPLATLLLAPLQRSLREASWLIITAEVNGDAIQLEMTTDGSVGYPAAVDGFALPQQADDGAMPNFVVPGQIAGISLYRDLYRYYAAKDELFPERTSGIIFFENMMGIFFTGRDLTEEVLAETQPQLCVVVAEQRYAENVGTPLLQLPGFAVVLKMRDRDRFAPIIEEAWQKAIGLVNFTRGQQAEPGLIIDKPQHADVIYTTAAFSVFGDHDRSNVDSRFNFQPTLAMPGDYLILSSSDSLTQDLIDQIAERSDMKPVPSSHSLVVLSGPQLAAILNANFDAMVRNNMVEDGNTREQAEQQQKVLIAILQHLRNVSIDASTKEGKSHAVLKIEFALDSEPMTPHTSERSQQGDQ